Proteins co-encoded in one Streptomyces sp. JH34 genomic window:
- a CDS encoding ABC transporter ATP-binding protein has protein sequence MVRVTTSPAPLTVRDVTVRFAGLTALDAVSFTVEPGSVHAVIGPNGAGKSTTFNVLSGVYRATSGSVHLGDTELTGLAPHRIADLGVARTFQNLALPPHSTVAESLMLGRHRLTRAGFVASGLRLPSATREARRHLERVREIAEFIGLDKELDFPAGALPYGKQKLVELGRALCMEPEVLLLDEPIAGMTADERRRTAAVVAGVRDSLGISIVMVEHDMGVVMRLADAVTVLDFGRRIAGGTPAEVQNDPAVVQAYLGAQE, from the coding sequence GTGGTCCGCGTGACGACCTCCCCGGCCCCCCTCACCGTGCGCGACGTGACCGTACGCTTCGCCGGACTCACCGCCCTCGACGCGGTGTCCTTCACCGTCGAACCGGGCAGTGTGCACGCCGTCATCGGACCCAACGGCGCGGGCAAGTCCACCACCTTCAACGTGCTCTCCGGCGTCTACCGCGCCACCTCGGGCAGCGTGCACCTCGGCGACACCGAACTCACCGGACTCGCCCCGCACCGGATCGCCGACCTCGGCGTCGCCCGCACCTTCCAGAACCTGGCGCTGCCGCCTCACTCCACCGTGGCCGAGAGCCTCATGCTCGGACGGCACCGGCTCACCCGCGCCGGGTTCGTGGCCTCCGGGCTGAGGCTGCCCTCCGCGACCCGGGAGGCCCGGCGCCATCTCGAACGGGTGCGGGAGATCGCGGAGTTCATCGGCCTGGACAAGGAACTCGACTTCCCGGCCGGAGCCCTCCCGTACGGCAAGCAGAAGCTCGTCGAACTCGGCCGCGCCCTGTGCATGGAGCCCGAGGTCCTGCTCCTGGACGAACCCATCGCGGGCATGACCGCCGACGAACGCCGCCGCACCGCGGCCGTCGTCGCCGGTGTGCGCGACAGCCTCGGCATCTCGATCGTCATGGTCGAGCACGACATGGGGGTGGTGATGCGGCTCGCGGACGCGGTGACCGTACTCGACTTCGGACGCAGGATCGCGGGTGGCACGCCCGCCGAGGTGCAGAACGACCCGGCCGTCGTGCAGGCCTACCTGGGGGCACAGGAATGA
- a CDS encoding ABC transporter ATP-binding protein, whose product MATLEIRELSVGYGPVRALRDVSVDVPAGAITAVLGGNGAGKTTLLRAVSRTLGFHRGTGTGTIRFDGRPLDGLRPAQVVAAGVIQVPEGRQVFARMTVADNLRAGALGARGGRKAAAAALHRVHELFPVLAQRAHQRAGLLSGGEQQMLAMGRALMAGPRLLLLDEPSLGLAPLMAARIAETIQEINASGTSVMLVEQNAAIALRLASTAYVLDVGEVALDGPADELAASDEVRRRYLGVVDETAAEDAAQAEGVTRTLSRWSA is encoded by the coding sequence ATGGCAACGCTCGAGATCCGCGAACTGTCCGTGGGCTACGGCCCGGTACGGGCACTGCGCGACGTCTCCGTCGACGTGCCGGCCGGCGCGATCACCGCGGTACTCGGCGGCAACGGCGCCGGCAAGACCACGCTGCTGCGGGCCGTGTCGCGGACCCTCGGCTTCCACCGCGGGACGGGCACGGGCACCATCCGCTTCGACGGCCGGCCCCTGGACGGGCTCCGCCCCGCCCAGGTGGTGGCGGCAGGAGTGATCCAGGTGCCGGAAGGGCGGCAGGTGTTCGCCCGGATGACGGTGGCGGACAACCTGCGGGCGGGCGCACTCGGGGCACGCGGCGGCCGCAAGGCGGCGGCCGCCGCCCTCCACCGGGTACACGAACTGTTCCCGGTGCTCGCCCAGCGCGCGCACCAGCGGGCCGGACTGCTGTCCGGAGGCGAGCAGCAGATGCTGGCGATGGGCCGCGCGCTGATGGCCGGCCCCCGCCTGCTGCTCCTGGACGAGCCGTCCCTCGGCCTCGCCCCGCTGATGGCGGCCAGGATCGCCGAGACGATCCAGGAGATCAACGCGAGCGGCACCTCCGTGATGCTCGTCGAGCAGAACGCGGCCATCGCGCTGCGGCTCGCCTCCACGGCGTACGTCCTGGACGTCGGCGAGGTCGCACTCGACGGCCCCGCCGACGAGCTCGCCGCATCCGACGAGGTACGCCGCCGCTATCTCGGCGTCGTCGACGAGACCGCCGCCGAGGACGCCGCACAGGCGGAGGGCGTCACCCGCACGCTGAGCAGGTGGTCCGCGTGA
- a CDS encoding helix-turn-helix domain-containing protein: MSGSAAGRSDNMRRRGDERGGALLDALLEGRSEPGLTARAAGGLDLPEQGRYAVAVLRAGEGGPAGTAMEAEGLRFFRRRRADREFVVVALGDLDPAAFLALLVRCCAGPGGVGPVAEGLAGLGAARRLAELALQTCPPGTTEFVRLEERLPTALVVSQPELAARLVADVFGPLLALAPADRALLVRTLEAWLECGGSAGRAAGRLYCHRNTVLNRLRRLERLTSRSLSRPRELIEMMLALDAFRLTAPHP; the protein is encoded by the coding sequence ATGAGCGGCTCGGCTGCGGGACGGAGCGACAACATGCGGCGGCGCGGTGACGAGCGGGGCGGGGCGCTGCTCGACGCCCTGCTGGAGGGCCGGTCGGAGCCGGGCCTCACGGCGCGCGCGGCAGGCGGTCTGGACCTGCCGGAGCAGGGGCGTTACGCGGTCGCGGTGCTGCGGGCGGGCGAGGGCGGACCGGCGGGCACCGCGATGGAGGCGGAAGGACTGCGGTTCTTCCGGAGGAGGCGGGCGGACCGCGAGTTCGTCGTCGTCGCCCTGGGCGACCTGGATCCGGCGGCGTTCCTCGCGCTGCTGGTGCGGTGCTGCGCGGGCCCCGGCGGAGTCGGCCCGGTGGCGGAGGGCCTGGCGGGGCTGGGGGCCGCGCGGCGGCTGGCGGAGCTGGCGCTGCAGACGTGTCCGCCGGGCACGACGGAGTTCGTACGGCTGGAGGAACGGCTGCCCACGGCGCTGGTGGTGAGCCAGCCGGAGCTGGCGGCACGGCTGGTCGCGGACGTCTTCGGCCCGTTGCTGGCGCTGGCCCCGGCGGACCGGGCGCTGCTGGTGCGGACGCTCGAGGCGTGGCTGGAGTGCGGAGGGTCGGCGGGGAGGGCGGCCGGGCGGTTGTACTGCCACCGCAACACCGTGCTCAACCGCCTGCGGCGGCTGGAGCGGCTGACCTCGAGGTCGCTGTCACGGCCGCGCGAACTGATCGAGATGATGCTGGCGCTGGACGCCTTCAGGCTGACCGCGCCGCACCCGTGA